A window from Sphingobacterium hotanense encodes these proteins:
- a CDS encoding bifunctional riboflavin kinase/FAD synthetase gives MKIYRNLDEFEPLDFAIVTIGTFDGVHVGHQKILNKITELAKHNTGESVLLTFYPHPRLIINPDDDSLRLINDIEEKVEQLALAGIDHLIITPFTRDFSNQTPEEYISNVLVNKIGCKKIVIGYDHHFGKDRKGTIKELIHYASIFDYTVEEIPEQDIEDVAVSSTRIRESLIKGDIDTANKYLGYPFELTGTVIRGDQIGREIGFPTANLHIHESHKLIPAYGIYAVEVEVYPRAADIGTGEYYQPEPERIAKGMCYIGTRPTVDGMNRKIEVNLLDFNDDLYSKSVRVKFLSFIRHDQWFESLDLMKDQIKKDEDAIRNYFQQV, from the coding sequence ATGAAAATATATAGAAATCTGGACGAATTCGAACCATTGGATTTTGCCATTGTTACCATTGGCACTTTCGATGGGGTTCACGTCGGCCATCAAAAGATTCTAAACAAAATAACGGAGTTAGCGAAGCATAACACCGGCGAATCGGTGCTATTGACCTTCTACCCTCACCCACGTTTGATAATCAATCCTGACGACGATTCTTTACGTCTAATCAACGATATCGAAGAGAAGGTAGAGCAATTAGCATTAGCAGGAATCGATCACCTCATCATCACACCATTCACAAGAGACTTCTCTAACCAGACGCCCGAAGAATATATCTCCAATGTATTGGTCAATAAGATCGGTTGTAAAAAGATCGTCATCGGATACGACCATCACTTCGGAAAAGATCGCAAAGGAACCATCAAAGAACTGATCCACTATGCAAGTATTTTCGATTATACTGTAGAGGAGATTCCAGAACAGGATATCGAAGATGTAGCAGTTTCATCGACAAGAATTCGCGAATCATTGATCAAAGGTGATATCGACACCGCAAATAAGTATTTGGGCTATCCCTTTGAATTAACGGGAACCGTTATCCGTGGCGACCAAATCGGTAGAGAAATTGGTTTCCCTACAGCGAACTTACATATTCATGAAAGCCATAAACTGATCCCTGCATATGGTATTTATGCGGTGGAAGTGGAAGTATATCCGAGAGCCGCAGATATTGGTACGGGCGAGTATTATCAGCCAGAACCAGAACGTATAGCAAAAGGGATGTGCTATATCGGCACAAGACCAACGGTTGATGGAATGAATCGTAAGATCGAAGTTAACCTTCTAGATTTTAACGACGATTTATACAGTAAGAGCGTACGTGTGAAATTCTTATCGTTTATTCGTCATGACCAATGGTTTGAAAGCTTAGATTTGATGAAAGACCAGATCAAGAAAGACGAAGACGCCATTCGAAACTATTTTCAACAAGTATAA
- a CDS encoding DUF6695 family protein, which produces MMHTYQDIAIPIAWPDQTARGDELWFKVLKALGIVKNLNFRIGHAAILLIERNSGQVKYFDFGRYICPRGYGRARSAAFDPRLKVHTLAQFSTAKELMNLEEILAELSMMEEATHGGGRLLCSVSQDISFQKAAAYAEALVNKGPVLYGALAARNNSCSRYVAQILVEGMMQDDQRISKILYPESLKASPTSNVVNANLDGIVYCYAKQHLEEWKMNRKESLKFQVNQLTDNFSSKRSKDLPQDAVLGLLGEPARPAHVPKHATWLGGLGEGCWFALSEQGDHYEITKYNYKGAVDYTVAVNPIGKFDSLANFEFTYDIHYKQHIIKQVENNITFLAKEVHSNQIKQSI; this is translated from the coding sequence ATGATGCATACCTATCAAGATATCGCTATTCCCATTGCCTGGCCAGATCAAACGGCGCGGGGTGATGAATTGTGGTTTAAAGTGTTGAAAGCATTAGGTATTGTAAAAAACTTGAACTTCAGGATTGGACATGCGGCTATCTTGCTGATTGAAAGAAATTCTGGACAAGTAAAGTACTTTGACTTTGGTCGATACATCTGTCCCCGTGGCTACGGACGCGCGCGCTCGGCAGCATTCGATCCTAGACTGAAAGTACATACCCTTGCCCAATTTTCCACTGCGAAAGAGCTGATGAACTTAGAGGAGATTCTAGCAGAACTTTCGATGATGGAAGAAGCAACACATGGCGGAGGAAGACTATTATGTTCTGTTTCTCAAGATATAAGCTTTCAGAAAGCAGCGGCATATGCAGAAGCCTTGGTCAACAAGGGGCCAGTACTTTACGGCGCTTTAGCCGCTAGAAATAACAGTTGTTCACGCTATGTTGCTCAAATTCTTGTCGAAGGGATGATGCAGGACGACCAGCGGATTTCAAAAATATTATACCCAGAGTCGCTAAAGGCTAGCCCTACGAGCAATGTAGTCAACGCTAACCTAGATGGCATTGTATATTGTTATGCAAAGCAACATTTAGAGGAATGGAAAATGAACCGTAAGGAGTCGTTGAAATTTCAAGTCAATCAACTGACTGATAATTTTTCCAGCAAACGATCAAAAGATCTCCCACAAGATGCTGTTCTAGGCTTGCTGGGCGAGCCAGCTCGTCCGGCGCATGTACCAAAACATGCCACCTGGCTCGGTGGGCTGGGAGAGGGCTGTTGGTTCGCGCTTTCGGAGCAAGGGGACCACTATGAAATTACAAAGTACAATTACAAAGGTGCTGTTGATTATACCGTTGCTGTGAATCCTATAGGGAAGTTCGATAGTTTAGCTAACTTTGAGTTTACTTATGATATTCACTATAAGCAGCATATCATCAAACAAGTAGAAAATAACATTACATTTCTTGCGAAAGAAGTGCATAGCAATCAAATAAAACAATCAATTTAA
- the panD gene encoding aspartate 1-decarboxylase, whose translation MEVTLLKAKIHTVKVTEANVAYNGSITIDADLLDAAGILKYEQVYINNAVNGSRIMTYVLPGKRGSGEVCMNGGAALHAKVGDTVHILSFINLSPDEADSYQPTLVFTEGNNQIKSVEKYEY comes from the coding sequence ATGGAAGTAACCCTATTAAAAGCAAAGATTCATACGGTTAAAGTGACAGAAGCAAATGTTGCTTACAATGGCTCAATCACGATTGACGCTGATTTATTAGACGCAGCAGGTATCTTGAAATACGAGCAAGTCTATATTAACAATGCCGTTAATGGAAGTCGTATTATGACTTATGTACTACCTGGGAAAAGAGGTTCTGGTGAGGTTTGTATGAATGGAGGTGCAGCCCTACACGCGAAAGTAGGCGATACGGTGCATATTCTTTCTTTTATCAATCTGAGCCCGGATGAAGCGGATTCCTATCAGCCAACTTTAGTTTTCACGGAAGGAAATAACCAGATCAAATCGGTTGAAAAATACGAGTACTAG
- a CDS encoding ISAon1 family transposase N-terminal region protein, which yields MQEAERKLLSLLMPEGLLEYFQILEVDQVDNQLHIYLDELNIAPTGYENSKLESKGFMPSTEISDFPIRGQKVTLHIRRRRWTVLDTGEIITRDWNLVREGARMTTEFGLFLKKIFG from the coding sequence TTGCAAGAAGCCGAACGTAAATTACTATCCCTATTGATGCCCGAAGGGCTTTTGGAATACTTCCAGATTTTAGAAGTCGATCAGGTCGACAATCAACTCCATATTTATTTAGATGAACTTAATATTGCTCCGACAGGCTATGAGAACAGCAAGTTGGAGTCAAAGGGGTTTATGCCTTCTACTGAGATTTCGGACTTTCCTATTCGAGGTCAGAAAGTTACGCTACATATCCGTCGCCGTCGCTGGACAGTCTTGGATACAGGAGAGATCATCACGAGAGATTGGAACCTGGTGCGTGAGGGCGCTCGAATGACTACGGAATTCGGGCTTTTTTTAAAGAAGATATTTGGATAA
- a CDS encoding HEPN domain-containing protein, with protein sequence MQPLNEYQTTQLERLTALLVSCFSIEAIYIRPSLNKTPTYSLIIILCDKYHRILGEIVPKIKNKIREFNNFEPICFSLKHTRKRIAEGNLYLTDNCKAEYRVYPKSAIALEEEIPTQQECISSTRLLWERQFLKITEFTEGYHYLKSRRKYTCAAFMLHQSMELTYKAMEILLISKERISHSIRNHHNYLMELTPLYNELFDQNDEEDISLLETLIELYRASRYEESYEVRLSTLDKLELRMVKLHANANYIFKQIVDCRSENILREVDLILSSSDPTTEVIQTELPQLIVQQISEKIQGVLQIFRFGYRKSKNEIIYNVLHPGSSELIQHLDLLVVTESDQKKHVFSLMASLNQDPKLSIQLLNFSKNQIQHGLSKNHKFFHRILMDQLNLLFGSSIAWQFHGNLGERSPEEMAAKKLILKNRIKNAQACFSAGKFLKGASRFTVKLALFNQCLEQCCLGLLSSILDIVPYSSKLNQLFLLSDSFWEFPREIFPRTSQEELQSFQQLVEAPSVLKFRSVHTNPDIWIHFLEEKCERFLEECETICKTEDFV encoded by the coding sequence ATGCAGCCATTAAACGAATACCAGACCACACAACTAGAGCGGTTGACCGCTCTATTAGTATCTTGTTTTTCGATCGAAGCGATCTACATCCGACCATCGTTAAACAAAACGCCCACTTATAGCCTCATCATCATTCTATGTGATAAATACCACCGCATTCTAGGAGAAATCGTGCCCAAAATCAAAAACAAGATCAGGGAGTTCAATAACTTCGAACCAATCTGCTTTTCCTTGAAACACACAAGGAAGAGAATAGCCGAGGGGAATCTATATTTAACGGACAATTGTAAAGCTGAATATAGAGTTTATCCGAAGTCAGCAATTGCCCTAGAAGAAGAAATTCCGACGCAGCAAGAATGTATAAGTTCAACGCGCTTGTTATGGGAGCGACAGTTCTTAAAGATCACCGAATTTACTGAGGGATATCATTATCTGAAAAGCAGGCGAAAATACACCTGTGCAGCTTTTATGCTACATCAATCTATGGAGCTCACCTACAAAGCGATGGAGATTCTACTGATCTCAAAAGAGAGAATTTCTCATTCCATCAGAAATCATCATAACTATCTAATGGAGTTGACACCGTTATATAACGAGCTTTTCGATCAGAACGATGAGGAAGATATTTCATTACTGGAAACGCTAATAGAGCTATACCGAGCCTCGCGTTATGAAGAAAGTTACGAGGTCAGGCTTAGTACACTCGATAAGCTTGAATTGAGGATGGTAAAGCTACATGCGAACGCCAACTATATTTTTAAGCAAATCGTTGATTGTCGATCGGAGAACATCTTGCGCGAGGTAGATTTGATTCTTTCTAGCTCCGATCCTACCACTGAGGTTATCCAGACTGAACTTCCTCAACTGATTGTCCAACAGATTTCAGAAAAAATCCAAGGGGTTCTCCAAATCTTTAGGTTTGGTTACCGAAAAAGTAAAAATGAAATTATTTACAACGTATTGCACCCAGGCAGCAGTGAGCTAATTCAGCATTTGGATCTTCTAGTGGTCACGGAAAGTGACCAGAAAAAACATGTATTTTCATTGATGGCTTCCTTGAACCAAGATCCAAAATTGAGCATACAATTATTGAATTTTTCTAAAAATCAAATTCAGCACGGTTTAAGCAAAAACCACAAGTTTTTCCATAGGATCTTAATGGATCAGCTAAATCTTCTGTTCGGCAGTTCGATAGCGTGGCAGTTCCATGGAAATCTAGGAGAACGGTCTCCAGAAGAAATGGCAGCTAAGAAGCTTATTCTAAAAAATCGAATAAAGAACGCGCAGGCTTGCTTTAGCGCAGGCAAATTTCTTAAGGGGGCAAGTCGGTTTACCGTCAAGCTCGCTCTATTTAACCAATGTTTGGAGCAATGCTGCTTAGGCTTGCTCTCTTCCATTTTGGATATCGTTCCCTATTCCAGCAAGCTCAATCAGCTCTTTTTGCTTAGCGATAGCTTTTGGGAATTCCCACGAGAGATTTTCCCTAGAACTTCTCAAGAGGAACTCCAAAGCTTTCAGCAACTTGTAGAAGCACCTTCAGTATTGAAATTTCGGTCCGTTCATACCAATCCCGATATTTGGATACACTTTCTTGAAGAAAAGTGTGAACGATTTCTCGAGGAGTGTGAAACGATATGTAAAACAGAAGACTTTGTTTAA
- a CDS encoding helix-turn-helix transcriptional regulator — MSTTNTTNHIGRKVSRIRELRGMKQEALAMELGVSQQTVSNIEKSATIESDLLAQVAKILGVTPEAIENFSEEAVFNIINNTFNNNSSDNSTLIASSANYLPTFNTTDKLVELYERLLQAEKDKVSYLEELLRNK, encoded by the coding sequence ATGAGTACAACTAACACGACAAACCATATAGGAAGAAAAGTCAGCCGCATTCGTGAATTGCGGGGGATGAAACAAGAAGCTCTGGCAATGGAATTGGGCGTAAGTCAGCAGACAGTCTCCAATATTGAGAAAAGTGCTACAATCGAGTCAGATTTGTTAGCTCAGGTAGCCAAAATCTTGGGGGTAACTCCCGAAGCTATAGAGAATTTTAGTGAGGAAGCGGTATTCAATATTATCAATAACACATTCAATAATAATAGTAGCGATAATTCAACGCTTATTGCAAGTTCCGCCAATTACTTGCCGACGTTTAATACTACTGATAAATTAGTTGAACTTTACGAACGTTTACTTCAAGCCGAGAAAGATAAAGTTTCTTATTTAGAAGAGCTCTTGCGAAATAAGTAA
- a CDS encoding ISAon1 family transposase, whose amino-acid sequence MDNHPVSAQLVGLFFQMDGKQLQDQYKNHLSDFHDWDQKPHAESWTLFPENISEHLSIDETSFSNGELYTIVSSKSAKGRKGTILATIKGTKAEDIIAVIERIPLRSRNKVKEVTMDMAPNMAKAIRRCFRNARRVVDRFHVQKLAYDAVQELRIKYRWEVLDAESKKIMESRKRGTPYEPELLPNGDTLKQLLARSRHLLFKHPSRWSESQKNRAELLFLRFPKLKQAYDLGIALGDIFNKCRDKKVAFTKLGLWHNQVENAGIASFESVARSIAAHHQYILHYFDNRSTNASAESFNAKLKAFRSVFRGVRDTTFFLYRVMKLYA is encoded by the coding sequence TTGGATAACCATCCTGTAAGCGCCCAATTGGTAGGTCTGTTCTTCCAAATGGACGGCAAGCAACTACAGGATCAGTACAAGAACCACCTCAGTGATTTCCATGATTGGGACCAAAAGCCGCATGCAGAGAGCTGGACATTGTTCCCTGAAAACATCTCGGAACACCTGAGCATCGATGAGACCAGCTTTAGCAACGGTGAATTATATACCATTGTTAGCAGTAAATCGGCAAAAGGCCGTAAAGGGACGATCCTAGCAACTATTAAAGGCACAAAGGCTGAGGATATCATAGCTGTTATCGAGCGAATACCCTTGCGATCAAGGAATAAGGTAAAGGAGGTGACCATGGATATGGCTCCCAACATGGCCAAGGCTATCCGTAGATGTTTCAGGAATGCCAGGCGTGTGGTCGATCGGTTCCATGTCCAAAAGTTAGCTTACGATGCCGTTCAGGAACTCCGTATCAAATATCGTTGGGAAGTCTTGGATGCAGAAAGCAAGAAGATAATGGAATCGCGAAAGCGAGGAACCCCATATGAACCCGAGTTATTGCCCAATGGCGATACGCTCAAACAGCTATTGGCTAGATCCAGACACCTCTTGTTCAAGCATCCTAGCCGATGGTCAGAAAGCCAGAAAAACCGGGCTGAATTGCTGTTCCTGCGGTTTCCTAAGCTAAAACAGGCTTATGATCTTGGAATTGCCTTAGGAGACATCTTCAACAAATGCCGGGACAAAAAGGTCGCATTTACCAAACTAGGCCTGTGGCATAATCAGGTTGAGAATGCGGGCATTGCTTCCTTTGAGAGCGTAGCAAGATCCATTGCAGCTCATCATCAATACATTCTCCATTACTTCGACAACAGAAGTACTAATGCATCGGCAGAATCATTCAATGCAAAACTCAAAGCTTTCAGGAGCGTCTTCCGTGGCGTTAGGGACACAACATTCTTCCTGTACAGAGTGATGAAATTGTATGCTTAA
- a CDS encoding helix-turn-helix domain-containing protein, translating to MRNLRKDQIVTIEDLETAKSEILECIKRIGTERNLNSPVHRWLKSAEVRALLGFSPGKLQAVRESGLLKYTKIGGNIYYDPEDLKSLFSNNQFKCRS from the coding sequence ATGAGAAATTTAAGGAAAGATCAGATCGTCACGATCGAAGACCTAGAGACTGCAAAATCCGAGATTTTAGAATGTATTAAGCGGATTGGAACCGAGCGTAATTTGAACTCACCTGTTCATAGATGGTTGAAATCGGCAGAGGTCAGAGCCCTATTGGGCTTTTCTCCCGGGAAGCTTCAGGCTGTTAGGGAAAGTGGTTTACTCAAATACACTAAAATAGGAGGGAACATCTATTATGATCCAGAGGATTTAAAAAGTCTTTTTAGTAACAATCAGTTTAAATGTCGATCGTAA
- a CDS encoding PLP-dependent cysteine synthase family protein yields MIEKKIGNTPLRRCEHLSNKFSTNIYMKDESCNPGKSSKDRAAYFMLEEAIKGNKIQPGGTIVEASSGNTGISIALMAKELGCRAKIFVSKSCSEEKRALLEAYGASIEICDNSFGLHVFNSTQYQAQAYAANHENAYFTNQYYNSANIKAHYKTTGPEIWEQTNHQVTHVIAGVGTGGTISGIGRYLKEQEKNIKILGVEPTNSVYQTFLEHGKVENTGVVHDAIEGIGRTFIPGTFDVQAVDAIYQIDAESSKRAAQDYRADTDQLIGFSSAAVLAAVEQNLSHMNFKHDDHVVLYFPDHGDRYLQKLYNNNQQETTKAFDIL; encoded by the coding sequence TTGATCGAAAAAAAAATTGGCAATACACCTTTGAGACGATGTGAGCACTTATCCAATAAGTTCAGCACCAACATCTATATGAAAGATGAAAGCTGCAATCCTGGGAAGTCATCTAAGGACAGGGCTGCGTATTTTATGTTAGAAGAGGCAATCAAAGGGAATAAAATACAGCCCGGAGGGACAATTGTGGAGGCGAGTAGCGGGAATACTGGAATCAGTATCGCTCTGATGGCTAAAGAATTGGGATGCAGAGCAAAGATTTTCGTCTCTAAGTCCTGTTCCGAAGAAAAGAGGGCGTTATTGGAAGCATATGGGGCGTCCATTGAAATCTGTGATAACTCATTTGGCTTACATGTATTCAATTCAACTCAGTATCAAGCGCAGGCTTACGCAGCCAACCACGAGAACGCTTATTTTACTAATCAATATTACAATTCAGCGAACATAAAGGCACATTATAAAACAACCGGTCCGGAGATATGGGAGCAGACCAATCATCAAGTCACCCACGTGATTGCAGGAGTTGGTACAGGCGGTACTATTTCAGGAATCGGAAGATATTTGAAGGAACAAGAGAAAAATATTAAAATATTAGGCGTGGAGCCTACGAACTCCGTATATCAAACTTTTCTAGAACATGGTAAAGTAGAAAACACGGGTGTAGTTCACGACGCGATCGAAGGGATTGGTAGAACTTTTATACCAGGAACTTTCGATGTACAGGCGGTTGATGCAATTTATCAAATAGACGCAGAATCTTCAAAGCGCGCTGCGCAAGATTATAGAGCTGATACGGATCAATTGATAGGCTTCTCCAGTGCGGCAGTGTTGGCTGCTGTCGAGCAGAACTTGAGTCACATGAACTTTAAGCATGATGATCATGTTGTTTTATATTTTCCAGATCATGGAGATCGTTATTTACAGAAATTATACAATAACAATCAACAGGAAACCACTAAAGCATTTGATATATTATGA
- a CDS encoding site-specific integrase — translation MKSNQKLTVLFWHRKSKADNKGLAPIFCRISIDGFNVEFSIGKKVSFEHWDPSSKRVVSGIQAKQINKRISEISTDLDRHFAMLQLQHAYVTPMMVRNVFYGLPADHKKGNPKQIRTVSCNLLQLTEKYIADFQTMVTKGLRSAQTLRQWRATYNKIQEFVQHEYRNMDIEIKEIEYSFASRFYRYLTIERERVIGEAAAKKQIKNTKQILTLAESEGYIEKNPIQRFRCGGDDTDILPLELEQVRSIWEKEICLKRLEEVRDVFVFQCFTGFAFQDVYALNVKHILNIGLKQESWIIKERGKTGVPEMVPVMPIVEEIIEKYKNHPCRTVLGRLLPVNSNARYNGYLKKLAVLCGLDRELNTHLARHTFADMMLNVMGFSLEEVSKMLGHRSIRTTQRYAKVKKNKISKTWENVREKIFTPEGKLRTIS, via the coding sequence ATGAAAAGCAATCAAAAACTCACGGTGCTATTTTGGCACCGAAAATCAAAAGCCGACAACAAAGGCCTTGCCCCGATCTTCTGCAGGATTTCCATTGACGGCTTCAACGTCGAATTTTCCATCGGGAAAAAAGTCAGTTTTGAGCATTGGGATCCATCCTCAAAACGTGTGGTTTCAGGAATACAAGCTAAGCAGATCAATAAGCGGATCTCCGAGATCTCAACCGATTTAGATCGTCATTTCGCCATGTTGCAACTCCAACATGCCTATGTCACACCAATGATGGTCAGAAATGTATTCTACGGTCTGCCTGCTGATCACAAAAAAGGGAATCCAAAACAAATCCGAACGGTCTCCTGCAACCTTTTACAATTAACCGAAAAATATATTGCGGACTTCCAGACGATGGTTACAAAAGGTCTCCGTTCGGCGCAGACGCTTCGACAGTGGAGAGCCACTTACAACAAAATTCAAGAATTCGTCCAACATGAATATCGGAATATGGATATTGAAATAAAGGAAATTGAATACTCTTTTGCATCTAGATTTTATCGTTATTTGACCATAGAGCGGGAAAGAGTCATTGGGGAAGCTGCTGCAAAAAAACAGATCAAAAACACCAAACAGATTTTGACTTTGGCGGAATCCGAAGGATACATTGAAAAAAATCCGATCCAAAGATTCCGATGTGGTGGTGACGACACGGACATCTTGCCATTAGAACTCGAACAGGTCAGATCCATCTGGGAAAAGGAAATTTGTCTAAAGCGCCTTGAAGAAGTTCGTGACGTTTTTGTTTTTCAGTGCTTTACTGGATTCGCCTTTCAGGATGTCTATGCTTTAAATGTTAAACACATCCTAAATATTGGTCTTAAACAAGAAAGCTGGATTATCAAGGAACGAGGAAAAACGGGAGTGCCCGAAATGGTTCCCGTCATGCCTATAGTCGAAGAGATTATCGAAAAATATAAAAACCATCCCTGTAGAACTGTTCTGGGACGCCTGCTCCCTGTCAACAGCAACGCTCGATATAATGGATACCTCAAAAAGCTTGCTGTCTTATGTGGTCTCGATAGAGAGCTTAATACGCACCTTGCTAGACACACCTTTGCCGACATGATGTTAAATGTCATGGGGTTCTCCCTAGAGGAGGTCAGTAAAATGCTCGGACATCGTAGTATTCGTACCACTCAACGTTACGCGAAAGTCAAAAAGAATAAAATAAGCAAGACCTGGGAAAATGTAAGAGAAAAAATCTTTACCCCAGAGGGAAAACTCCGTACGATTTCTTAG
- a CDS encoding ribbon-helix-helix domain-containing protein: protein MKKSFVIRVDDELYKQLEKWAHDEFRSVNGQVEYLIHSSLQKAGRLKKTNVKSKKESDQDNS from the coding sequence ATGAAGAAGAGTTTTGTAATCCGTGTTGATGACGAACTATATAAACAATTGGAAAAGTGGGCGCACGATGAATTCAGAAGTGTCAATGGCCAAGTCGAATACCTTATCCATTCCAGCCTTCAGAAAGCTGGAAGGCTAAAAAAAACAAATGTTAAATCTAAAAAAGAAAGCGATCAGGATAATTCCTGA
- a CDS encoding helix-turn-helix domain-containing protein has translation MRRQPVLPKFQFILEQMGENIKLARKRRKLTAVQVAERAGIARSTLYLVEKGHTSVAMGAYFNVLRVLSLQDDFLKLAADDVFGRKLQDLDLL, from the coding sequence ATGAGAAGACAACCTGTATTACCCAAGTTCCAATTTATATTGGAACAGATGGGAGAGAATATTAAACTAGCACGGAAACGTCGTAAGTTGACTGCTGTACAGGTAGCAGAGCGAGCAGGTATAGCACGTTCTACATTGTATCTGGTCGAAAAGGGTCATACTAGTGTTGCTATGGGTGCATATTTCAATGTATTACGTGTCTTAAGCCTTCAAGATGATTTCTTAAAACTTGCAGCAGACGACGTTTTCGGTCGTAAACTTCAGGACTTAGATTTGTTGTGA
- a CDS encoding SPFH domain-containing protein, which translates to MERIIKPASGYLALLILLLTVAGGVYSLYMAVTTDNKMLGLILVFLAFIVFIVIIKGLLIVNPNHSRVLNLFGKYQGTIKDNGLFFINPFFTAQRISLRSENLQGHTLKVNDKMGNPIEIAAVIVWKVGDTFKAAYDVQSYNDYVRVQSEAAVRHLAVSFAYDNFEDENAEITLREGGDAVNAILEKELTERLAKAGVIVEEARITHLAYAAEIAGAMLQRQQATAIVAARAKIVEGAVGMVDMALKKLSAENIVELDDERKAAMVSNLMVVLCGEKAAQPVVNAGTLYN; encoded by the coding sequence ATGGAAAGAATTATCAAACCCGCATCAGGCTATTTAGCACTGTTAATCTTATTGTTAACAGTTGCAGGAGGAGTGTATTCCCTATACATGGCCGTCACAACAGACAATAAAATGTTAGGACTTATTCTAGTATTTTTAGCGTTCATTGTGTTCATTGTAATCATCAAGGGACTATTGATTGTAAATCCCAATCACTCAAGGGTATTGAACTTGTTCGGTAAATATCAGGGAACTATTAAAGACAACGGACTATTTTTTATCAACCCGTTCTTTACGGCACAACGGATAAGCTTAAGATCAGAAAACCTACAGGGGCATACCCTAAAGGTGAATGATAAGATGGGTAATCCAATCGAGATTGCTGCTGTAATCGTTTGGAAAGTAGGAGATACCTTCAAAGCAGCTTATGACGTGCAAAGCTATAACGATTATGTACGCGTGCAGAGTGAGGCTGCAGTTCGTCACTTGGCGGTAAGCTTTGCTTATGATAACTTTGAAGACGAAAATGCCGAGATTACTTTACGCGAAGGCGGAGATGCAGTAAATGCGATCCTAGAAAAGGAATTGACGGAGCGTTTAGCGAAAGCTGGTGTAATCGTTGAAGAAGCCCGCATAACTCACTTAGCCTATGCTGCAGAAATCGCTGGCGCTATGCTTCAACGCCAGCAGGCTACCGCTATTGTTGCCGCTAGAGCAAAGATTGTTGAGGGTGCTGTGGGAATGGTCGATATGGCTTTGAAGAAGCTGTCTGCGGAAAATATTGTGGAGTTGGACGATGAGAGAAAAGCAGCTATGGTAAGCAACCTGATGGTCGTATTATGCGGCGAGAAGGCGGCCCAGCCCGTAGTCAATGCTGGAACACTATATAACTAG